From Plasmodium vivax scf_7167 genomic scaffold, whole genome shotgun sequence:
CATCTGATTGGCTTTTACTCCATACGTCTGGAGCCAAAGcaccttttcttccttctttccaTTGATTGAAACAAGTATCCCTCACAGCATCGtaccctttttgttttcctgcAAGCCAGCTTTTCACTTCATCTTCCAACTTACCCTTTAAATTATTTCTCATCCATTCGGCCCACTGTTCATTAGTCCAACTGGAAGATCCTGACAAGCCAGCAGATAATTCCTTATCTTTTGAAAAGCCTGAccatttttcttctaaatttttatagaTGCTATCATTTAATTCATCTGATTGCTTACAAAACCAGTCATACAAATTGACTCTTACCTCACATTTGCAATTGGCATAGTCTTTCTTGTTACTCTTCAGCCAATCATCCCAGTTATTTTCTGTTGCCGTTTGTGGTATACCTGATAATTTCTTTGCCGCATCAGCAGGTGTAGGTATTTTCTTCTCAGTAGTCTTATCGGTAGGTTTATCGGTAGCTTTGTCGGTAGCTTTATCGGCAGTTTTTTCGGTAGTTTTTTCGGTAGTTTTTTCGGTAGTTTTATCGGTAGTTTTAGCGGTAGTTTTAGCAGTAGTTTTTGCAGCAGGAGTTTTAGTACCAGTTGTAGCCGTCTGAGGTTTCTTCAGCGCAGGTTTCTTGCCAGCTTCCTGCATAGTGAATTATCACAAAAAATACgaaagttatatatttttttatgctcgattaaagaaaaaatacattcacaTAGAGAATCGTACGCACATACCAAATGGCATGTGACTGACACAtatgcatgcatatatacacggtttatgcttttttttaacttaccGTAGCAGAAACATAATTGGTTGGACAATTAGAGTTCAAAATACATAGGGATCCTGATAAAAAGATAACTGCTGATAATACTTTCATTTTGATAATAATGcgatattattaaaaaaaaaattatttgttaaatatGTTTGACGATGACGACGATTTTTTGGTATGTTAAAAGTATATACAgctttatttgtatattcttgtatttatattctttatgaaaaaaagaacaataaataaaagtatttttttaaacaaaagtTAATATGGTAAGTATTTACGTTAACGCAAATGGTGTTTATCAAAGTAagcttttttaatattacttATCTTATATcagaaaaatgttatatttatgttttgtgttctaattttttaaaattataacaaaataaaaaaaaaaatataataaaataaaaaaataaaatatttaaaattttttaattttattttttttatgatttgataacaaaaaaaacaaaaaaaaatatttattcagaaagatattttttttttaactagaATAgctaaataatattaaatagtGAATACGTGAGCTCTAACAACCCTTTTATCACACTAGAATATTTCTGTGAACGAGTTATTGTATTTTCGTTAAAGAAACTTTATGCTTTTAAGTTTATATGCATACTTTCGTCCTAATTaaacattattttaacacctttcataatattttttgcatgcactttcttaaaaatcgttcaattttaataaagcaAAAGCAAGCAGCTTATCAGCTTgctacaattttgtaaaggCTAGTTTTTCATTAAACGGGCCTGAAAATTATAGAAGATAATCAgtcatttcattttaatagtCACTATTAAAGCGAGATTATAACaggtatttatttatctgtGCATTACTTTAAAAtgccatatttttatacatttattactACATATATTTGATTATGCCATTTTAGCTATTTATTGACATAATCTCCTAGTGAAAAACTACATGAACAATGATATTAAAGAAGTCGCAGTTTTGGATGA
This genomic window contains:
- a CDS encoding tryptophan-rich antigen (Pv-fam-a) (encoded by transcript PVX_112685A; Apicoplast targeted protein. Curated by Stuart Ralph, Walter and Eliza Hall Institute of Medical Research, Australia.) — encoded protein: MKVLSAVIFLSGSLCILNSNCPTNYVSATEAGKKPALKKPQTATTGTKTPAAKTTAKTTAKTTDKTTEKTTEKTTEKTADKATDKATDKPTDKTTEKKIPTPADAAKKLSGIPQTATENNWDDWLKSNKKDYANCKCEVRVNLYDWFCKQSDELNDSIYKNLEEKWSGFSKDKELSAGLSGSSSWTNEQWAEWMRNNLKGKLEDEVKSWLAGKQKGYDAVRDTCFNQWKEGRKGALAPDVWSKSQSDGKGSSWDKLVDDLRKRHTNKTDFLWKAYQKDTLFGTGEWAEELFNKWIENKQWTK